From Alphaproteobacteria bacterium, a single genomic window includes:
- the phnE gene encoding phosphonate ABC transporter, permease protein PhnE, translating to MARIAPLIRQQRVDLLLRDYERSVSEKRQRRIASGIGFLTCVLIAAWVGEVDLARFAAGIPRFWSYFYDITPTLRLAHLSEDISEWYWNGWFWVELLLETLLVAYVGTLAGAGIGFCLCFLTSANILNAPVLTFVVKRSLEFCRTVPDIVFALLFVYAIGLGPIPGVLAIAIHTTGALGKQFSEVVENIDLKPVEGLRSTGADWFAQIRFAVLPQVISNFVSYGLLRFEINVRGATVMGFVGAGGIGKELLSSIRQFYYSDVSAILVMIVLTVSLIDLFTEKLRHRFLDIGLPQ from the coding sequence ATGGCGAGGATTGCACCGTTAATCCGTCAGCAGCGAGTGGACCTGCTGCTGAGGGATTATGAGCGTTCAGTCTCCGAAAAGAGGCAGCGCAGAATTGCTTCCGGGATCGGTTTCCTCACATGCGTGCTTATCGCCGCATGGGTCGGAGAGGTCGACCTGGCAAGATTCGCTGCAGGAATCCCGCGTTTCTGGTCATACTTCTACGACATCACGCCGACCTTGCGTTTGGCGCATTTGTCGGAAGATATTTCGGAATGGTACTGGAATGGCTGGTTCTGGGTCGAGCTCCTGCTCGAAACGCTTCTTGTCGCCTATGTCGGAACGTTGGCCGGGGCGGGGATCGGTTTCTGTCTATGTTTTCTGACGAGTGCAAATATTCTCAATGCGCCTGTTCTGACCTTTGTCGTCAAGCGAAGTCTCGAATTCTGTCGAACCGTTCCCGACATCGTATTTGCACTGCTCTTTGTTTACGCGATTGGACTAGGGCCGATACCCGGCGTTCTGGCAATCGCCATTCACACCACAGGTGCACTCGGGAAACAATTTTCCGAAGTTGTCGAGAATATCGACCTGAAACCCGTTGAAGGCCTTCGTTCGACGGGCGCTGATTGGTTCGCGCAGATTCGTTTCGCTGTTCTTCCACAGGTCATCTCGAATTTCGTCAGCTACGGACTGCTTCGATTCGAAATCAACGTCCGGGGCGCGACGGTGATGGGATTTGTCGGCGCTGGCGGAATAGGCAAAGAACTTCTCAGCTCCATCCGGCAATTCTACTATTCCGATGTCAGCGCGATCTTAGTCATGATCGTCTTGACCGTATCCCTGATCGATCTCTTTACCGAGAAGCTGCGCCATCGCTTCCTCGATATCGGACTGCCGCAATGA
- the phnE gene encoding phosphonate ABC transporter, permease protein PhnE produces MSNRSVQQADLAALQAAYPHLFSVRWATRAKAVGLVLSVLGLFIFGLIWLGFSPMAIIHGAERLRIILGLMFPPSAGELFPTYVKALAQTLAIAFLGTLLASLIAFPLSLLAARNVVNQGVVHFFARRWFDAIRGVDTLIWALVFINVVGLGPFAGILAVAMSDVGSFGKLFSEVIETADRKPVEGIVSTGGSRSHRLRFGIVPQVLPIFLSQVLYYFESNTRSATVIGIVGAGGIGLYLSNEINQQNWDHVSFIILMILITVATIDFVSARIRQLIYSPK; encoded by the coding sequence ATGAGCAATAGAAGTGTGCAGCAAGCGGATCTGGCGGCATTGCAAGCGGCCTATCCTCATCTGTTTTCGGTCCGATGGGCCACCCGAGCGAAAGCGGTCGGGCTTGTTTTGTCCGTGCTTGGGCTTTTCATTTTTGGCCTTATCTGGCTGGGATTCTCGCCCATGGCGATTATTCATGGGGCGGAAAGGCTCCGCATCATTCTTGGGTTGATGTTCCCGCCGAGCGCCGGTGAGCTTTTCCCGACATACGTGAAGGCGCTGGCACAGACACTTGCCATCGCGTTTTTGGGAACGTTGCTGGCGTCTCTGATTGCGTTTCCGCTATCGCTCCTGGCCGCGAGGAACGTTGTTAACCAGGGCGTCGTGCATTTTTTTGCCCGCCGCTGGTTCGATGCCATCCGCGGCGTGGACACGTTGATCTGGGCGCTGGTTTTTATCAACGTCGTCGGGCTCGGGCCTTTTGCTGGCATCCTGGCGGTTGCGATGTCCGATGTGGGTTCATTTGGGAAGCTGTTTTCGGAAGTCATCGAGACCGCTGATCGCAAGCCCGTGGAGGGTATTGTGTCCACGGGTGGATCCAGGAGTCACAGGCTGCGTTTCGGCATCGTTCCACAGGTGCTGCCAATTTTCCTGAGCCAGGTTCTCTACTATTTCGAATCGAATACGCGCTCCGCGACGGTCATCGGCATCGTGGGAGCCGGTGGAATTGGCTTGTATCTTTCGAACGAGATTAACCAGCAGAACTGGGACCATGTGTCGTTCATCATCCTGATGATCCTCATCACGGTTGCGACGATTGATTTTGTTTCTGCCCGGATCAGGCAATTGATCTACTCCCCGAAATAA
- the phnD gene encoding phosphonate ABC transporter substrate-binding protein, giving the protein MTSRRKFILAMGAAALIAGSAQAETWRDKYPELVLAIVPAENATGVIERYKPFVDYLSKELGVKVTLRVANDYTAVIEGQKNKQIHIGFYGPGAYARANSVSGGNVVPFVTTRNSDGSIGYYSVMYVRSDSSFQSVEDLKGKTLGYVDVESTSGYKAPNYFLTQQGFPIDKHFKLAQTTGSHENAVLALAAGTVDAAVNWWNSETDSNLTRMLNKGMVKKIDGTVMTIGDFRVIWKSPLLPGSPFAYLADFPEDMKAAIAKAFLDAPQKSKEAFAKLSDGKDLGFVQVTAKDYEESVKMNLWLDAQRKKRAS; this is encoded by the coding sequence ATGACGTCTCGACGCAAATTCATATTGGCTATGGGTGCGGCAGCTTTGATTGCTGGTTCGGCTCAGGCCGAAACCTGGCGCGACAAGTATCCGGAACTCGTGCTTGCGATCGTCCCGGCAGAAAACGCGACAGGGGTGATCGAACGTTACAAGCCATTCGTGGACTATCTTTCCAAGGAGCTCGGCGTGAAAGTGACGCTTCGTGTCGCGAACGACTACACGGCTGTGATCGAAGGACAGAAGAACAAACAAATCCATATTGGATTTTATGGTCCCGGCGCTTATGCGCGAGCGAACAGCGTCTCAGGCGGAAACGTCGTTCCGTTCGTCACGACGCGAAATAGTGACGGATCGATTGGATACTATTCAGTCATGTACGTGCGGTCAGACAGCTCTTTCCAGTCAGTCGAGGATCTCAAGGGAAAGACACTTGGCTATGTCGACGTCGAGTCGACCTCCGGATACAAAGCCCCGAATTATTTTCTGACGCAACAGGGCTTTCCGATCGATAAGCATTTCAAGCTCGCACAGACCACAGGCAGCCACGAAAACGCAGTGCTCGCGCTGGCCGCAGGAACGGTCGATGCCGCTGTCAATTGGTGGAATTCTGAGACGGACTCGAACCTGACCCGTATGCTCAACAAGGGCATGGTCAAGAAGATCGATGGAACGGTAATGACAATTGGCGATTTCAGAGTGATCTGGAAGTCACCGCTGTTGCCTGGTTCTCCTTTCGCCTATCTCGCCGACTTTCCCGAGGATATGAAAGCCGCGATTGCGAAGGCCTTCCTTGATGCGCCTCAGAAGAGCAAGGAAGCGTTCGCAAAACTTTCCGATGGCAAGGATCTTGGCTTCGTACAGGTCACGGCCAAGGATTACGAAGAATCGGTCAAAATGAATCTTTGGCTTGATGCGCAACGAAAGAAGCGTGCCTCCTAA
- a CDS encoding transposase encodes MSTFTDERILKILQEDAAGLPVGELCRKHGIGRTTLYTWISRFGRMEVSEGQKLRALKDENQKLRTILIESMLDISTLRDLLGKND; translated from the coding sequence ATGAGCACTTTCACGGACGAGCGCATCCTCAAGATTTTGCAGGAGGACGCAGCCGGGTTGCCGGTAGGCGAACTATGCCGCAAACACGGCATCGGCCGTACAACGCTTTATACGTGGATATCCCGCTTTGGCCGTATGGAGGTCTCTGAAGGGCAGAAGCTTAGAGCATTGAAAGACGAGAACCAGAAGCTGAGGACGATCCTGATCGAATCGATGCTGGATATATCGACGCTGAGGGACTTGCTCGGCAAAAATGACTGA